A genomic stretch from Prionailurus bengalensis isolate Pbe53 chromosome E2, Fcat_Pben_1.1_paternal_pri, whole genome shotgun sequence includes:
- the SBK3 gene encoding uncharacterized serine/threonine-protein kinase SBK3: protein MRNYSHFIRRTLRTGLWEWSPWFLEARPPSHGGRQNARSSGYPIPSKEDTATALQRLVELTATRVTPLRNLRVQYRLIRKLGSGSYGRVLLARPRQGGPAVALKLLRRDMVLRTTFLREFCVGRCVSSHPGLLQTLAGPLQTPRHFAFAQEYAPYGDLSGMLQERGLPELLVKRVVAQLAGALDFLHGRGLVHADVKPDNVLVFDPVCSRVALGDLGLTRPEGSPTPAPPGPLPSAPPELCLLLPPDTLPLRPAVDSWGLGVLLFCAATACFPWDVALAPDPEFEAFAGWLTTRPQPPQPPPPWDQFAPPALALLQGLLDLDPETRSPPLVVLDFLGDDWGLERNREGSGGLGDMSGEDGEEEEEGGASLEEGTEEEEEEQEQEGKGGRRMGTDGGAP from the exons AACGGGACTTTGGGAATGGTCTCCCTGGTTCCTGGAGGCCAGACCCCCATCCCATGGAGGAAGACAGAATGCACGGAGCTCTGGATATCCCATCCCAAGTAAG GAGGACACAGCTACGGCCCTCCAACGGCTCGTGGAGCTGACAGCCACCAGGGTGACCCCACTGAGAAATCTGCGTGTTCAGTACCGCCTCATCCGAAAGCTTGGCTCTGGCTCCTATGGCCGCGTACTCCTTGCCCGGCCTCGCCAAGGAG GTCCTGCTGTGGCCCTGAAGCTCCTGCGTCGAGACATGGTCCTGAGAACCACCTTTCTGAGAGAGTTCTGTGTGGGCCGCTGCGTCTCATCACACCCAGGCTTACTCCAGACCCTAGCAGGACCCCTGCAGACCCCCCGACACTTTGCCTTTGCCCAGGAGTATGCACCGTATGGAGACCTCAGTGGGATGCTGCAGGAACGG GGCCTCCCAGAGCTGCTGGTGAAGAGGGTGGTGGCCCAGCTAGCCGGAGCCCTGGACTTCCTCCATGGCCGGGGGCTGGTCCACGCAGATGTCAAGCCAGACAACGTGCTGGTCTTTGACCCTGTCTGCAGCCGTGTGGCCCTAGGTGACCTAGGTCTGACCCGGCCCGAGGGCAGTCCAACCCCTGCCCCACCAGGGCCACTGCCCTCCGCCCCACCCGAGCTCTGCCTCTTGCTGCCACCTGACACCCTGCCCCTGCGCCCAGCGGTGGACTCCTGGGGCCTGGGGGTGCTTCTCTTCTGCGCTGCCACTGCCTGTTTCCCTTGGGATGTGGCACTGGCCCCTGACCCCGAGTTCGAGGCCTTTGCTGGCTGGCTGACCACCAGGCCCCAGCCGCCTCAACCACCCCCCCCTTGGGACCAGTTTGCTCCCCCAGCTCTGGCATTGCTCCAGGGGCTTCTAGACCTGGATCCCGAGACTAGGAGCCCCCCGCTGGTTGTCCTGGACTTCTTGGGGGATGACTGGGGGttagagaggaacagagaggggtcTGGGGGCTTGGGGGACATGTCTGGtgaagatggggaggaggaggaagaggggggagcGAGCCtggaagaggggacagaggaggaggaggaggagcaggagcaggagggcAAAGGTGGCAGGAGGATGGGGACAGATGGGGGAGCTCCCTGA
- the SBK2 gene encoding serine/threonine-protein kinase SBK2, whose amino-acid sequence MPGKQSDEEQVETGAAENLAEEDLGGLTAEELRQGQEAALELEDMMALSAQTLVRAEVDELYQQVRPLGQGRFGRVLLVTHRQKGTTLALKELPKASTSLRGFLYEFCVGLSLGTHSAIVAAYGIGIESATSYSFLTEPVLCGDLITFIQPKVGLPQPAVQRCAAQLASALEHIHSRGLVYRDVKPENVLVCDPACQRVKLTDFGHTRPRGTLLRLTGPPIPYTAPELCCPPPLPEGLPIQPALDAWALGVLLFCLLTGYFPWDQPLAEADPFYDDFLIWQASGQPQDRPQPWFGLTPAADSLLWGLLDPRPRKRSPVGSVQDYLGRPWRQREGEAEEVDEGDGQEDGE is encoded by the exons ATGCCCGGCAAACAGTCAGATGAGGAACAGGTGGAGACGGGGGCTGCGGAGAACTTGGCCGAGGAGGACCTAGGGGGCCTCACGGCAGAGGAGCTCCGGCAGGGCCAGGAGGCAGCCCTGGAGCTAGAGGACATGATGGCGCTAAGTGCCCAGACTCTGGTCCGAGCCGAGGTGGACGAGCTTTACCAGCAAGTGCGTCCCCTGGGCCAGGGCCGCTTCGGCCGGGTCCTGCTGGTCACCCATCGCCAGAAAG GCACTACCCTGGCCCTGAAGGAACTCCCAAAGGCCTCCACGTCTCTCCGCGGCTTCCTGTATGAGTTCTGCGTGGGCCTCTCACTGGGCACACATTCGGCCATAGTAGCGGCCTACGGCATCGGCATCGAGTCCGCCACCTCCTACAGCTTCCTGACGGAGCCTGTCTTGTGTGGGGACCTCATCACCTTCATCCAGCCCAAG GTGGGCCTCCCGCAGCCGGCCGTACAGCGCTGCGCGGCTCAGCTGGCCTCAGCCCTGGAGCACATCCACTCCCGAGGCCTGGTGTACCGGGACGTCAAGCCCGAGAACGTGCTGGTGTGCGACCCTGCCTGCCAGCGGGTCAAACTGACCGACTTCGGCCACACGCGGCCCCGCGGGACCCTGCTGCGCCTGACCGGGCCGCCCATCCCTTACACGGCCCCCGAGCTctgctgccccccgcccctccccgagGGCCTGCCCATCCAGCCTGCCCTGGACGCCTGGGCGCTGGGGGTCCTGCTCTTCTGCCTCCTCACCGGCTACTTCCCCTGGGACCAGCCCCTGGCGGAGGCCGACCCCTTCTACGACGACTTCCTCATCTGGCAGGCGTCCGGCCAGCCCCAGGACCGTCCGCAGCCCTGGTTCGGCCTGACGCCGGCGGCGGACAGTCTCCTGTGGGGGCTGCTGGATCCTCGCCCCCGCAAGAGGAGCCCCGTGGGCTCCGTCCAGGACTACCTGGGGCGTCCCTGGAGGCAGCGGGAGGGGGAGGCTGAGGAGGTGGATGAGGGGGATGGACAGGAGGATGGAGAGTGA